A window from Mangifera indica cultivar Alphonso chromosome 2, CATAS_Mindica_2.1, whole genome shotgun sequence encodes these proteins:
- the LOC123209475 gene encoding serine carboxypeptidase-like 20, with amino-acid sequence MAKNNFIFCNISYLICILNFALLLIEAAPKSSLVTHLPGFNGTFPSKHYSGYVTIEGGKASSTPKNLFYYFVVSERRPSKDPVVLWLNGGPGCSSFDGFVYEHGPFNFKEAKKEGQLPTLHLNPYSWSKVSSVIYLDSPTGVGFSYSKNKSEYYTDDTETASDTHKFLLKWFEQYPEFKSNPFYIAGESFAGIYVPTLSSEIVKGIKAGAKPVINFKGYMIGNAVTDENFDGDAALFPFAHGMGLISDDMYENVIAACKGNDDKETCRTAQLLVNDALFDLNIYNILEPCYHSKTAAMSEEDGKGSKNLPSSFKNLGATERPLPVRRRMFGRAWPFRAPVKAGIVPSWPKLMSRFSSYAVSVPCINDVVANIWLNDASVRKAMHTAPASEIGPWDLCTSKVIYSHNTGSMLSYHKNLTMQGYRALIYSGDHDMCVPYTGSEAWTRSLGYKIVDKWRTWIIDDQVAGYLQAYDHNLTFLTIKGSGHTVPEYKPKEALGFYSRWLAEEAI; translated from the exons ATGGCCAAgaataatttcatcttttgcaATATTTCATACCTAATTTGCATTCTAAACTTTGCCTTATTGCTTATTGAAGCGGCCCCCAAGAGCTCTTTGGTCACTCATCTTCCTGGCTTCAATGGCACTTTCCCCTCCAAACACTACTCAGG GTATGTGACAATAGAAGGTGGAAAAGCTTCCTCAACTCCAAAGAATCTTTTCTATTACTTTGTTGTATCAGAGAGACGGCCATCAAAAGATCCAGTTGTTTTATGGCTTAATGGTGGCCCTGGCTGCTCTAGCTTCGACGGTTTCGTCTATGAAcatg GGCCATTCAATTTCAAAGAAGCAAAGAAAGAAGGTCAACTGCCCACTTTGCATTTGAATCCTTATAGCTGGTCAAAG gtTTCTAGTGTTATATATTTGGATTCTCCTACCGGAGTTGGTTTCTCTTATTCCAAAAACAAATCTGAATACTACACTGATGACACAGAGACAGCTTCTGATACACATAAATTTCTTCTCAAG TGGTTCGAGCAATATCCAGAGTTCAAGTCAAATCCATTTTACATTGCGGGAGAGTCATTTGCTGGAATTTATGTGCCAACTCTTTCTTCTGAAATTGTAAAAg GAATTAAAGCTGGCGCCAAACCTGTCATCAATTTCAAG GGTTATATGATTGGAAATGCTGTGACAGATGAGAATTTTGATGGCGATGCTGCCCTCTTTCCATTTGCCCATGGCATGGGCCTAATTTCTGATGATATGTACGAG aaTGTTATTGCTGCTTGTAAGGGAAATGACGATAAAGAAACCTGCAGAACGGCGCAGTTGTTAGTTAACGAT gCTCTTTTTgatctaaatatttataatatcctGGAGCCTTGCTACCACTCTAAGACTGCTGCTATGAGCGAAGAAGATGGCAAAGGGAGCAAAAATCTTCCATCAAGTTTCAAGAATTTAGGGGCCACAGAGAGGCCTCTTCCTGTGAGAAGGAGAATGTTTGGAAGAGCTTGGCCGTTCCGAGCACCAGTAAAAGCTGGAATTGTTCCTTCGTGGCCAAAGCTTATGAGCAGATTCAGCAGTTACGCAGTCTCTGTCCCATGCATA AACGATGTTGTTGCAAATATTTGGCTTAATGACGCATCGGTGAGGAAAGCGATGCACACTGCCCCg GCAAGTGAGATAGGACCTTGGGATTTATGCACATCCAAAGTAATTTACAGTCACAATACTGGAAGTATGTTGAGTTACCACAAAAATTTAACCATGCAAGGTTACAGAGCACTAATTTACAG TGGTGACCATGATATGTGTGTACCTTACACTGGAAGTGAAGCATGGACAAGATCTCTTGGATATAAAATTGTGGATAAATGGAGGACTTGGATTATAGATGATCAAGTTGCCGGATATTTACAAGCTTATGATCATAATCTCACCTTTCTCACAATCAAg GGGTCAGGGCACACAGTTCCTGAATACAAGCCAAAAGAGGCATTGGGGTTCTACTCTAGGTGGCTTGCTGAAGAagcaatttga